ACGATCTGCAGCTAGTCCGCTATCCCGAGGATGTGCAGTTGATGTGAACTCTGCTGTTAtgtattgttgcattgttgaacaaccctccaaaactttgaggcgtGCCATTTAGAAGGTATTgctactgttacgtgtaacattacagtcgatagcgtcgggcatttgcactgggagtggcgtgactgacatgggagtattttctctcaacggcattttcactttcagaattttctgataacacacttgaagcatgcaggataatGCTGATTTTACGGCGTTTTGAAACGGACCttttggtgacataactccctacactggattcattgcggtggcctgtcacagacataacgtccatcacagaaagcccggcatcagcaagaactgtggctgtcgtagcccggacgcagtgattcgtttgccggcggctaagttttgcatcgcgggaaatcatggatccgatcgttTTGTGACCCACAGGTTGATTGCCgtaccatggtttgtggtcaactgggacgtttaggagaggccgctgaaagtAGGACTCGCAGGAAGAATTATCAAGTCCgtatgtaaaaaaagaaaaaaaaattcgtgAAACGATTACTATCTCTTATTGTGTAGCATTCAGACGTCCCCATGTGCTAAAAACATCTGTATCTTGAtacttttctcctttaaaataaacgttcgcttCGACAGAAAAAAATcgtcattttgtttctttgtttatatttgtcgtctgctttattcaatgtaaacaacgaCATCTATCCACCCATACAACGACAATAGACCCGCCCAGAAGccaaacgcttctgtctcgtgatgggggGTATCTAACGACGTCGATAATGTGTACTTGGCACAGAGCCAAGCATTGCGTTGTacgtaataaaaaggaatcgaagggtaatagaatagGGGTTATATCGTTAGCAAACAACGTTTAATtcattaggctacatttactcgACTGGAGCCGAGTCTTTTACAGCAGACGTATCCCGCAAACTGCCTATTGTATATTAACTGCTGATAGACGTTAACCTATCGCTTTTGGGTATTCtcagaaatgaaatttatttgaacTCATTTTACCACATACACGAGTCGTTCAGCTTTACTTTCGGAGCGATTACGTTAGGCACATGAATTGGTGTCATCCAAAAACGTTTGAATAGGAATTCACACTACTCGCTGTATTTCAATTATTCCTAACAGATACAAGGAAATTGGCATCCCCTGGCACCTTCACAATGAACAATAATTAACCATGAAGGAATGGGCCTATACTGACACTGTGATATTACTACAACTGAAACCAACTTCGAACATTtagtttcaaatattttgttttgtgcagaTTTAAGTTTTCGACTTAAGCACCTAATGGCCTTGTGAAACTTGTGAAAGGATACACTGCCGTGATGTGATATGATTGCAAAAATGTACACTTGATATAGCTTGATTAACTGTGTATTTTTAAACTCGGATGAAAATAACTCTTACCAGTGTGTTACAATATTATGATTAATGTTGCAACTTTAACGACGTTTGTCGTGTTTTCTTACTGCAAAACCGTGGTCTTTACATACCGTACAGACATTTATCTTTGCTTTTGTGTGACCAATTTGTCCGTAATCTCATACCAATGATAGCGTCTGTCATTTTAGAATTTcaggacaaaactgcatttACGGCAACGCACCCTCTCCTTGTTTGCTGAAATTTTTGAGAGTATATCTTGTTAACCGTTGCGCCTTTCTCCAGGGAACAAAAACATCCTTATAGCAGTTGTTACGCAAGACCGCTTCACAAATCATCCATAGAGATGCATACAAATACAATATTCCTTGATGGTGTAAATATCCCACtgcaaaaataaacattgttaaACATGTGGATAATTTCACACAGGGTGAATGACAAAAGAGATATAAAGACCATGACAGCATAGACGTAATCATAGTAACATTCAGCCCCGTGTGAggtttcctttttatttttgatttcccTTATGTAATGGTTATGAGCCACTCTGTGGCAAAGATCACTTAACTCTTGTGAACAATACAGATATGTCATCTCTGAAAATGACACCTGTTGTTGtctcacttggtgctcagcactgaaacGTTAGAATAAAGAAGCGaaactggttggcctggtgccagtataatgtgactgcataggtggggtgttatgtttggtgtcttcgacatgacaCTTctgtggcagcagcactttggcagcatggacacGCCTGACCACAggaagacactgtatatgtacgcgcacctaatgactcctcgtcgtcaggtgactgaaaaattgttaagtacgacgtaaaaccccaagcatacatacatacatacacttcaAATTATTAACCCTGGgaggttagcgtgccagcgcggcgaaaTGACACAGAAGCCGCTCAtaaatgcagtcgctgtgagtgcaaGGCCAGcacatgatggcttcctctgcggtagTAAGGAGAAAGGTCTGCCttcaacctgctgatggttgagGTATCCCCGGACTCGTTTAAATGAGTGCCGcgaaaaacatcagtcaaataaataaataaataaatactgtgtaaatgcaacaaataaataactatatatgTGTACCCAACAAGTGACATTCACCAACAATACGGAGGTCCGTTACACCGTGTTTTGTAATACTACACCAGTAATGTAACACATACCTTGTAATGAAAAAATACGCTAGTAATGTAACACACACCgtgtaatgtaataatgtactagtaatgtaacacacaccgtgtaatgtaataatgtactAGTAATGTGACACACGCCGTGTAATGTAATAATACACTAGTAATGTAACACACACCGTGTAATGTGATAAAAATTTCCGTCTCATGTAGAATCATACagtaatgtaataaaatttgtCGCGTGATGTAATAAACCAGTCTCCTggttatgtattaaaaaatttACGTGCAAtgtaattttcaatttttaaacgagttttgaaaaaaaaacacgttttATGTAATACCAGCGAGCTGTATGTCTGAACTGAAGCTTGCAGTGACTTTATGAACATTAATTAAGGGgtcagtttcacaaaacttctgtaGCCGTTTAAGTTCTGTTAGTAGACAAAGGGTCATTTACCCGACTACAACAAGCAggatatgaaaaaaattgtctCTGTCGTTTCCCACACGTAAAACCGTCTAAAGCTTAGCTGCTCTTCATTACCGGCTATGTGGCCACTCTGCATCAAACTGACTGGTAGACTTCATTATGATTATTGTTAAACTGGCTTCAGATGTAAATAATTTCTTATTCATTTTCGTTTTTAAACGAAACGAAGGTTGGTCTCTCACAACAGACATTcgaaacaaaataacaacacattatgagttttggtgttttattacCTTCATTTGCTCACAGAGGTAGATTTATTCCTATTTTTCTCCAGTCAATAAATGAACTTTTAAGAAAGGCACTCTTGTAACACTTCAAACGACAACTTTCTTTACTGCTAGCCACTTTCGTATGTGACTTACTGTTTGGGGCTATCTTTCAAAATTTaagacaaaaacatttaatCTATAGCCAAATAGTTTTCTTTGTAACGGGTTAGACAAAATTTCTGGTCTGCTAACTCAACTAGCCGTCTAAGCTTAGCTATTACACGTCTTCCGTTTCACAAGAAGACTGTTCGGTTAATTTTGGATCTAAATTTTTGCTCATGCGCCAAgcacagttttataaaatcGCTCTATGACGTCATCAACTGCTTACACAACTAATCCGTGTAAATCCACATAGGAGTTCAAATATGCAAATAGAGAATAAATGAACTTTGAATTCTTGAGAACaacattaaacatcaataaaataaacataaaataaatcagttaaatatttaaatgtaacatGAATCAATTTTATTCAAGATGGTTTGAGAAATGATGGTTTGTTAACACAGTTGATTGGACAATGGTGTGTATTTATGTTCTCTTTCTTTAAATGAAAGTCAACTGCTTATTTCATACCTTGTTACAACGTAATCTCTCTGAATTGCTTGATTGAATTTTCCTCCCATTTCAAAcagccaaaaataaaaaagaaataaaaaaaatattttattttcgaaAAGACTGAAGCAGACGTTTTTACTTTAACGGGTTTTGATGGGTTTTGAAATCGATATACTGACATCAAGATTGTACTGTTTTTAACACCTTTTGTGATTATAGACATTTGTGGGTTTATCAATGGAAATTCCCATCTATCGTGCAGGTTTAAAATCCGGCTCGCCTCCGACACACGGCCTGCGCCATACATCCACGCCCAGCTGTACAAGTTCGGTGAGCACGACAGTAGTTCCCGGACAGGATCATGTACGGGTGAGCAAAGCGTACATGGTTCCATctgcaaataaaaacaatgcaagaCTGATATTCTTGATACTGAATATTATTTTACTTATCCGAAGGCGGTCAATGTAAGCCTGTCTATAGTTTCCTATGGACGAAATCAAAGCTAAAAGGGAGATAAAAAGTGATTGTATAAAGGTTGAACCAGAACTACCCAGACGTTGTAGACGGTGAGTCCCGTAGGAAAGCTTGAAGCTTGTTTCAAGGGTACACAGTGAAGGACACACCTGCACCTGGAGTTATTATTTTGACTTACGGGTTTCTGATAAAGCAGTTCATCACTCTGTACCCCCGTGGGCATTGGGCAATAGGCGTACGCAGCCATCTTCCACTTGTCACGATGGTGATGACTGCTTCATCTATGGCCACACGCACACAGGTTGCAACTGCCTGGTAGAATGtcgaaaaacaaacaaaattaagttGGTGATGACTTACACAGCATTAACAGTCTACCCATGCCAACTCGCTATGCTTTCACATGGCGGAAGGTAAGATTGCGGCGCTCCGTGAAAAGTTATGCTTTGACAGTGTTCCTATAGGTGTTTTCAGTAATatagttaaagacgtacagcattgagagtaaaaccagagcagtgagcgaatgagtgcttgggggtttaacaaGGTGctcaacaattcttcagtcatgtgacgacgaaggaatccttagggagTATgcaatgtacctccttgttgcaggacggatttccaccactcttttatgtAGTTCTGCCTAACTGAGatgatttaccgaaggcaagtaagctgcccctcccgagccattattactgatacggttcaaccagtcgttgcactaaccccttcatgctgaatgccagccgagcagcgaggacagtgtgatagctgtcacACGCAACCGATGAAATGCATCTTctagtcaatttacctcagtcagggttttattctaactgttaggGTAAATGCATAGATAGTAACAATAAACaagccctctagcaccatgggttaagcagaattaggtaaaaaaatgcagtgatgttaactgcagttTACTAAAccttcactggtctagaattactcaaaatgctgtgttgtcatgacatCAAAACAATGGAAATCGATCAGGCTCCGGGTACCCACAGTGTCCTGATTTATATAAGAAGACAACATAATTaaaaacttacagcatagagagtaaaataagagcagcgacgacagtgtgatagttggcaagtggtcacacccaaccggtgaaatacgccctcttATAAAACCTCCACATATTATGTGTGGGTTTTACTTATTGTGTGTGGGTTTTACTTATTGTGTGTGGGTTTTACTTAGAATTCATGTAGGAACTCACAGCGTATAACTTTATTCGATCGCTGCGAGCACTGCAAGCGGTTCCGTACAATCTCACTTTCCACCAGTTTAAAACTTAGCGAGTCCTAgaattgtgttcattttttaattgtttttgaaCGGACTTCGATGTATAAATTATTATCTAACGCCATAATCACGAATTGGTCACAAATACGAGGgtaatcagttttatggtttgaggaaaccggatTGGCTTTTAGGGTAATTTATATCCTATGCCTATTATAGCATCATATCGTAGGCCTATTATAGCATCATGTGTAGCCATGCTAGGTGCAAACCCCTTACCCTCTGTCCGGGACCTCCAGCACTGTTAACAGCCGTACAGGTGCGACCATCCAAAAATACACCGTCACTTCTGCTGGGGTCCGTTGCGGCACAGTTGAGCGGCAAATGACCCCGTGGGCAGCTGACTGTTGATTGGGCATCGTCTTCACTTCCCGACCAGCGGCCCACCCGTCTTCTGTCTGCAAGGCAAGAAATCATGTCCATTTCAATTGTTGATTTAATCCTTTATTTGTACGTCTAAGGGCTGTCGTACATCTATACCAAACACAAAAGACGCGGCAAGgaaaccaacaaactgcatttGTTTGGTGACGAAATTCGTTAAGTTTCCATGGAGAAAAAATCGATTATTTCATGGCTGCAAATGCCCACTAAAATGGTGTTTAAATCAGACTAGTTGCTATACgttaaaggaaaatgaaaaggaCATTGAACCGAGACTTGCGCGTGTATACATTTAACTTACCGTTTGAGATAAAAGGTACCCCAAGTTCAAAATGAAAAGGCAGCCCGTTTTTGAAAATTCTAAATCATGTATAAATCCTCGTACATTTACTCTAGCCTTTGGTATATactcatgtgcatgtaaaatctGGCCTAGGTCTTTTCAAAGCATTGGAGGCTGGTATTTTCAGGTTACATTTGGCTCTCTAGGACTATAAATTAAGCACTTTATAGGCAATTTAGTTTCAAATTAATCACAATTTTATTGGTTCCATTGGACCAAGTTTTAAGAGATGTAAAGTTTTTGTTCTATTCTTGCGCCCTTAACACTTACCGCATCTGTCCAGATCGCAGTTTACGTTGGATGGCCAGTCGCAAACCTTCGTGTTGATGTTGAAGTACAGACCGGCAGGGCAATCAAGGCGGTTAGGAACGCCATTTACGCATTGGTAGAATCTTCCACAGTTTTTGGGGTCCTCTAGAAACTCCACTCCTGGGGTGCACTCTACTCGACGTTGATCTTGATCGTCTTCATCATTCTCAACATCGGCGATGTCGCCTTCGTCAGCGGTGACTGCCTCCTCTTCCGGCACCTCTGGATACTCCTCCTGTACGGACTCCTCGGTTCCCTGGGGCTCCTGGGTTCTCTCGGGTGCCTGGGTCCCCTCTGGTACCTGGGTTCCCTGAGGTTCCTGGGTTCTATCGGGCTCCTGGGTTCCCTCGGGTGCCTGGGTTCCCTCGGGTACATGGGTTCCCTCGGGCTCCTGGGTTCTCTCGGGTGCCAGGGGTCCCTGGGGTACCTGGGTTCTCTCGGGCTCCTGGGTTCCCTCGGGTGCCTGGGTTCCCTCGGGTACCTGGCTTCCCTCGGGCTCCTGGGTTTTCTCGGGTGCCTGGCTTCCCTCGGGTACCTGGGGTACCTGAGTTCTCTCCGTCGCTTGGGTGTCTTCTGGCGCCTTAGATGTTAGCCGGGCCGCGTTGGCCAGAGACAAGGCAACAAGGAAAATGCTCAGTAGAGTAAACTTCATCATACTGAAGAGATGGTGGTCGTCTAAAGGCCAATAATGAAACGTTTGAAGCTTTTAAAGAAAACTTACATCGTAAATAATCGTCATAGAATGGcctgtacagttttaatttatgaCAACCTCGGCAGTTTGAGTGTCAGGCGGAGTTGTTCACGCCTGATAGATAATGAAactatttattacatgtgtttattactTTACCTCTGTACTTTACCTCTGACCGAAAACAATGGTTATATGGAGATTGATCACTTTCCCCTTCAAGTGGTGGCAGAAGCCTTTTGAGAGGTTGAACCTGAGTGAAAAAGATGTGTAAGTGTGAATGATAGGGTCGTATGCTTACCAGAGTCATTAATATTTTacggtatatataaatacaaacatacaaacaatatACATTTACCTTGTGATTGTAACTATCATCCACAGATGTTTCTTTGATGTTCTATTGCGTGAAATTTCGTGATCTTTTCGTAATTATAATGCAAattgggacctccgtggccgaggtggccAGCGTGTCAAccgtccagctcaagctggcttacTCTCCCAGCGTACTtggaatgtctgacagcaacctgcggattgtagtgggtttcctccgggctctaccTGGCTTCCTTCCTtcctaatgctggccggcgttgtataaataaaatattcttgagtacggcctcaAAAACTcctatgaaataaacaaataaatatattaatgattGTAAATTTCCTTTTGTCAAGGTTTTTTGAATGCCTTtggcttttttttaaatgaatgtagATGTTGTGAATTCCATTTTGCGGTACAGCAGATCTAAGGAATTATCTAACAAGGTAATCACGTAGGATACGTAAATGGATATAATTAACATAGTTAAAATTTAGAGATTATCCTCTTTTAAcgtttaataaaacaatcacGTTTACTGCACTGTTTGTGTGGTGAAAATATGCACCACATTACtatgtaaatatttcatgtatattaaCTATTGAAACACATCtcacatattttttatgaattcACATTAGGACACATTCATGAACTGCAACAGGAATCTGTTTATAAACAAAACGCTTATTTTTGGTGTATAGATGTCTGATACACAACACGGTGGTTTAAACGTATAACGTCGGTGTGACGTACCTTTGCGCCGTGACGTCTTTGCTTAACGGTACGCTGGGTTAAAGCTCTCCATTTAACCATAAACTGGAATATACAATAATGAAACTTATTCACAAAACACGACTTTAATTACGGTACCAAACTTATCGTGTAGATCATATAAAATAAGTATTTCAGGTAATAATAATTATCCATTATGAATAATACTAATCTTTCCATTCAGCCATACATTAGTTTATCCCACCGAAACGGCATCACGTCAAATAGCGACGCACCATGATGTCAAAACTCATAAACTCCGTATTGGTAGAAGTTAGCTCAAAGCTTCCAGCGAAATTTCTAAGACAGAGTTTTTTGCCCCTTACTTAATGAAGCTTTACCCCATACTTTTTGTATTGCGTAGTAGAGAGTGGTGTCTGGTGTGGTCCAtgtgtctggtgtgttccataCTGACCAATggatacgtaaccggtgaatgCAGTAAACGAAAGGGTCCAGCATATGGCATGGAaatatctcaccttgtagcatttattACATCTCGCGTGGCGCATGTTACGATTTCAATCATcgtcacaaattattacttgtaaaaaatataatgtGTCATGGTTATTCCGTCAAAAGCCTTCACTCTGATTTCTTCCGTTTTACGGTCAGTATAAAATTCTCTTTGCAGGTAAATACCAACAAAGCTTCCAGAATCTGTAGCactctgtttcatgattgtgtctataATTCCGTTTAACCCGAGGCTAGGGGTAATATATCCATCTCGCATAGAATTAGCTCTCCAAGCTGGATATAcgaacagttgaaatcaaaatgcaactgagatacatattttattatcgacaatttatattCCACCATAGTACAggttttgaatactgatttaacgCATTCGTCTGGACTACACCTTGCGTCTCTCCATCATCGTTGAATACAATTTATGGCTACTTGTTACACGACCTGTAGTACTTGTTATTTCACAGAAcgctggggaaacccacgaccacccgcaccATGCTGGAAAACTTTCCCCACATACGGTTGAAGagaaagctagcatgagctagactttaactcacagcaaccgttgtggtgggaggcttctggacCATGTGCTGGCGTGCTGATCCTTTAGCCCACTTAGTCCACCTGAGTACAGCTGACTTCGATGTTGGGGGCACTGCCGCCGGTGAGGCTGCGCTCGCCGTGGCA
Above is a window of Liolophura sinensis isolate JHLJ2023 chromosome 7, CUHK_Ljap_v2, whole genome shotgun sequence DNA encoding:
- the LOC135471190 gene encoding circumsporozoite protein-like, which encodes MMKFTLLSIFLVALSLANAARLTSKAPEDTQATERTQVPQVPEGSQAPEKTQEPEGSQVPEGTQAPEGTQEPERTQVPQGPLAPERTQEPEGTHVPEGTQAPEGTQEPDRTQEPQGTQVPEGTQAPERTQEPQGTEESVQEEYPEVPEEEAVTADEGDIADVENDEDDQDQRRVECTPGVEFLEDPKNCGRFYQCVNGVPNRLDCPAGLYFNINTKVCDWPSNVNCDLDRCDRRRVGRWSGSEDDAQSTVSCPRGHLPLNCAATDPSRSDGVFLDGRTCTAVNSAGGPGQRAVATCVRVAIDEAVITIVTSGRWLRTPIAQCPRGYRVMNCFIRNPWNHVRFAHPYMILSGNYCRAHRTCTAGRGCMAQAVCRRRAGF